The window GTGTGAAAAACTTCTGTGAATATTCAATACTTTTTTTAGAAAAGTTACCTTTATATATAGAAGTTGTTCCATCTAACTTATAGTTATATTGATCTCCACCTTTGGCGTAAAACTTAAAGTAATCATATTTAAATCCTAAGATAGGTCCAGATTTAAAGTTTTCATTGTGATAAAACCAGTATTTAACCTTTGTATCAAACATTAAAAGATCATCTAGATAGTTTTTGTTATCGCTAAAGTTTGAAAGTTTTCCAGCACTATCTTCACTGTCCTCTGATGAATACCAGTCGTAATCCTTCATATGTCCACTAGATGTAGAGTTAAAGTTTTTCTTAAGATTCATTCCAAGCTCTATATTATTAAATGTGTGTGTGTAATTAAGTATAAAAACAGGAATATTTTTAATCTTCCAATCTAAGGAACTAACCTTTTCTCCTGTTTCAGGGACATAGACATACTCTTTAGCACTACCATTAACAGTTCCTAAAGAGAAGTTAAAGGTCTCGTTAGATTGTGCAAAGATTCCAGTAGAGGCAAAAGTAAGCAGAAATAAGAGTTCTTTTTTAATCATAACCCCCCCTTAAATTTTATAGTTATTTTCTTTCAAGTATATTTTAGTATACAGAATACAAAAATTATTTTTTCTAACACGAACTACTAAAAATAACACATCAAAATTTAAAAAATATGGATAAAATAAAAAAACCACTTAAAATTAATTAAGTGGTTTATAGCTTCTCTATAATATTTTCAAAAATCTCTCTAGGGACTTTTCCTTTTAGTCTTCTTAAAAATTCATCTTTGTTATGTTTAAAAAACTTTACATGACGATAATCCTCTAGGTCAAGAACATAGATCTCGTTGTCTTTAACCATAAAATTATCTAAACTTAAATCTCCACAGTAAATACTGTTATCTATTAGAGTTATTACCAATGTTGTAAATTTATTTATGATATCTTTATCAGTGGGATTGTTTTTTATAAACTCCTCTAAAGAGATTCCCTTTATATTCTTAGTTTCTACAGAATAGTTTAAATGCTTAACTACTGTGGGAGTCTTTATATTTAAAGAGTTTAAAAAAGTTGAAATGTAATAAAAATTTTCACCGGGATATTTTCTTAATCTAAAAAAATATTTAATTCTGCTACTTATCTTAGGAGTAAATTTTTTTATAAATATATCACGATTTTTATCATAAAAAACTGAACTTCTAGGGTGGGTGACTATTGTTTCCATACAACCTCCAATAAATAATAAAAAGTACGTTTATTATAGCATAAATTTCTTAAAATATAAAAAAAATAGTCAAAATGTGTTATAATTAAAATAAAATAGATAGTTTAGTGAGGGGAATATGATTCGAAAATTAAATAGAGTTATCCAAGATTTTCTGCGGCCAATAAGATTGAATTTAGGTAGAAAACTTTGGGACAGAAAAACTGAGAAGCATCTAGAACTAATAAAAGATAATAGAGTTGACATGAGTAGAGTAAAGTCTATTCTTTTTTTACGTTATGATGGGAAAATAGGGGATATGGTTATAAACACTCTTATGTTTAGGGAGATACAAAAGAGATATCCAGAGGTTAAAATAGGGGTTGTAAGTAGAGGAGCAGCTACAGATATAATAAAGTTTAATCCCCATGTGAAAGTTATCTACAACTATAAAAAAGGCAAGGAAAGTGAGTTAGCAAATGAGATTGCTAAAGAAAACTATGATGTCCTTGTAGATTTTTCTGAGATGTTAAGAGTTAATCAAATGAAGTTTATAAATCTTTGTAAAGCTAAGATAAATATAGGGTTAGATAAAGATGGATGGAATCTATTTGATTTAAGTTATAGAAAAGATAGTAGAAAGCATATAACAGATATGTATAAAAATGTATTAGGAGTTCTAGGAATAGAAAATCCAGATTTAAGTTATGAAATATATACAGGAATAGTTGTAAAAGATGAGATAAAAAGACGTCTTCGTGAACTTGGAAATCCAGAGAGTTTTACAATACTTAACCCTTATGCAGCTAGTAAACATAGAAGTTTTAATGTGGAGAAAATTTTAGAGATAAGTAGCAAGATCTTAAAAGATACAAAAGG of the Cetobacterium sp. NK01 genome contains:
- a CDS encoding omptin family outer membrane protease, with translation MIKKELLFLLTFASTGIFAQSNETFNFSLGTVNGSAKEYVYVPETGEKVSSLDWKIKNIPVFILNYTHTFNNIELGMNLKKNFNSTSSGHMKDYDWYSSEDSEDSAGKLSNFSDNKNYLDDLLMFDTKVKYWFYHNENFKSGPILGFKYDYFKFYAKGGDQYNYKLDGTTSIYKGNFSKKSIEYSQKFFTPYIGYAASYKYEKLVLDLEIKGSFYGKAKAKDKHLERGPMEAKENYKDVKNLAFKLAATYTITESIDINGSFEYSKQFQNKKSTTDFITEDGEKISGIKNLAGIKNSNYIVSFGATYKL
- a CDS encoding Mn2+dependent serine/threonine protein kinase yields the protein METIVTHPRSSVFYDKNRDIFIKKFTPKISSRIKYFFRLRKYPGENFYYISTFLNSLNIKTPTVVKHLNYSVETKNIKGISLEEFIKNNPTDKDIINKFTTLVITLIDNSIYCGDLSLDNFMVKDNEIYVLDLEDYRHVKFFKHNKDEFLRRLKGKVPREIFENIIEKL
- a CDS encoding glycosyltransferase family 9 protein, whose protein sequence is MIRKLNRVIQDFLRPIRLNLGRKLWDRKTEKHLELIKDNRVDMSRVKSILFLRYDGKIGDMVINTLMFREIQKRYPEVKIGVVSRGAATDIIKFNPHVKVIYNYKKGKESELANEIAKENYDVLVDFSEMLRVNQMKFINLCKAKINIGLDKDGWNLFDLSYRKDSRKHITDMYKNVLGVLGIENPDLSYEIYTGIVVKDEIKRRLRELGNPESFTILNPYAASKHRSFNVEKILEISSKILKDTKGMLLFIGEPSKKQEIEEIIDALGDTGRVKYPTLSGILEVVELIKHADYVITPDTSIVHIAAAFKKPMTAVYRADSEEDTNSELWAPNYKEAKQIFSMDLNKKIGEETDINLFNIDEI